A stretch of Cystobacter ferrugineus DNA encodes these proteins:
- a CDS encoding ComEC/Rec2 family competence protein produces the protein MAFARHLFALILLLAACSGRAAPLKPLSVYFFDVGQGDAALIVSPNGKTVLIDAGPPEADERLVPRVRELVQGPLDLVILTHPHLDHLGGMARVIQTVGAKVFMDPGFNHPSEAYLKLLKVVGKNVEKLRTPIPNLDNPEAPLTINLGEGASLSIFWPRVPQQPFLKDTRSDANSNSIVARLNHGATSFLFTGDAEPETETALLARPVDLRATVLKVAHHGGRYSSTAPFLAAVRPQAAIISCGAGNEYGHPTAEALQRLGAQGARVLRTDRDGEVLAVSDGDRVTFTTRKGSAPPLVISGGPAGPSAPLPVPVDVSPREGPSKTELAAPPPTAGPTRYVGLKGSKVFHREDCATLRRSKTQGRTVYTDRDSALRERRPSEDCKP, from the coding sequence CTCCTGCTCGCCGCCTGCTCGGGCCGGGCCGCCCCCCTCAAACCCCTCTCCGTCTACTTCTTCGACGTGGGCCAGGGGGACGCGGCGCTCATCGTCTCGCCCAATGGGAAGACGGTGCTCATCGACGCGGGCCCCCCCGAGGCCGATGAGCGGCTGGTGCCCCGCGTGCGCGAGCTCGTCCAGGGGCCGTTGGATCTCGTCATCCTCACCCACCCCCACCTGGACCACCTGGGCGGCATGGCGCGGGTCATCCAGACGGTGGGGGCCAAGGTCTTCATGGATCCGGGCTTCAACCACCCGAGCGAGGCCTACCTCAAGCTGCTGAAGGTGGTGGGCAAGAACGTGGAAAAACTGAGGACGCCCATTCCCAATCTGGACAACCCGGAGGCGCCGCTGACCATCAATCTGGGCGAGGGCGCGTCGCTCAGCATCTTCTGGCCGCGCGTGCCCCAGCAGCCATTCCTGAAGGACACCCGCTCGGACGCCAACTCCAACTCCATCGTCGCCCGGTTGAACCATGGCGCCACGTCGTTCCTCTTCACGGGGGACGCCGAGCCGGAGACCGAGACGGCCCTGCTGGCCAGGCCGGTGGACCTGCGCGCCACGGTCCTGAAGGTGGCGCACCACGGAGGCCGCTACTCCTCCACCGCGCCCTTCCTCGCGGCGGTGCGGCCCCAGGCGGCCATCATCTCCTGCGGCGCGGGCAATGAGTATGGGCACCCGACCGCGGAGGCCCTCCAGCGCCTCGGGGCCCAAGGGGCACGCGTACTGCGCACGGACCGCGACGGCGAGGTGCTCGCGGTGAGCGACGGCGACCGGGTGACCTTCACGACCCGTAAGGGTAGCGCCCCACCCCTCGTCATCTCCGGGGGACCGGCGGGCCCCTCCGCCCCCCTCCCCGTGCCCGTGGACGTCTCCCCGCGCGAGGGCCCCTCGAAGACGGAGCTCGCGGCGCCCCCCCCCACCGCGGGCCCGACGCGCTACGTGGGCCTCAAGGGCAGCAAGGTCTTCCACCGCGAGGACTGCGCCACCCTGCGGCGATCGAAAACGCAGGGGCGCACGGTATACACGGATCGCGACTCCGCCCTGCGCGAGCGCCGCCCCTCCGAGGATTGCAAGCCATGA
- a CDS encoding ComEC/Rec2 family competence protein, whose product MSRPVRTFITLLGLWLLGACEKPPAPPAPAAKAAQASPLRYFGRPADGKLHVYFLDVDQGDATLIVSPTGRTVLVDAGPPSAGAHLANRLPELLTGKLDLVILTHPHVDHYGGLSAALGAVGAQRLLEPQLPGTPADYDALLGAIGTSGMEVFSPAPPANSEPLRLPLGGGAELTVLWPRAPTEKLLTGDNPQELNSIVLRLTYQDTSVLLPGDALEKTEHFLLARGAPLQSTLLKVGAHGAATASSPVFLDAVRPRAALVSTGAGSPELAPSRNVLGRLEAMKARVFRTDRDGEVHAVSDGQRFTLTPQRHSAGSGPGESESFEGKTDVALAETDDAGTPAKDAGTAPPGRSELAAAPGAQTRGGPASSQGVDIELDKAPAPKPVREERAPPPANGKTRYVASRKSDVFHLPDCPVVKRIKDENLITFTTREQAADGNTRRPAKDCHP is encoded by the coding sequence ATGAGCCGCCCCGTACGGACCTTCATCACCCTGTTGGGCCTGTGGCTCCTCGGAGCCTGCGAGAAACCCCCCGCGCCACCCGCCCCCGCGGCCAAGGCGGCCCAGGCCTCCCCGTTGCGCTACTTCGGCCGGCCGGCCGACGGAAAGCTCCACGTCTACTTCCTCGACGTGGATCAGGGAGACGCCACGCTCATCGTCTCGCCCACCGGGCGCACGGTGCTCGTCGACGCCGGCCCGCCCTCCGCGGGGGCCCACCTGGCCAACCGGCTGCCCGAGCTGCTCACCGGAAAGCTGGACCTGGTCATCCTCACCCACCCCCACGTGGACCACTACGGGGGACTGTCGGCGGCCCTGGGCGCGGTGGGCGCACAGCGCCTGCTCGAGCCGCAACTGCCGGGCACGCCCGCGGACTACGACGCGCTGCTGGGCGCGATCGGCACCAGCGGCATGGAGGTGTTCTCCCCGGCGCCCCCGGCCAACTCCGAGCCGCTGCGCCTGCCCCTGGGCGGTGGCGCGGAGCTGACCGTGCTCTGGCCGCGCGCGCCCACCGAGAAGCTGTTGACCGGAGACAATCCCCAGGAGCTCAACTCCATCGTCCTGCGGCTCACCTACCAGGACACCAGCGTGCTGCTGCCGGGTGACGCCCTGGAGAAGACGGAGCACTTCCTGCTCGCCCGCGGGGCGCCGCTCCAATCCACGTTGCTCAAGGTGGGAGCCCATGGCGCCGCCACGGCCAGCAGTCCCGTGTTCCTCGACGCGGTCCGGCCCCGGGCCGCCCTGGTGTCCACCGGCGCGGGCAGCCCGGAGCTCGCTCCGTCCCGGAACGTGCTCGGGCGCCTGGAGGCGATGAAGGCGCGCGTCTTCCGCACCGACCGGGATGGCGAGGTGCACGCCGTGAGCGACGGTCAGCGCTTCACCCTCACCCCCCAGCGGCACTCCGCGGGCAGCGGGCCGGGGGAGTCCGAGAGCTTCGAGGGGAAGACGGACGTGGCCTTGGCGGAGACGGATGATGCCGGCACGCCCGCCAAGGACGCGGGAACGGCGCCTCCGGGCAGGTCCGAGCTGGCGGCCGCGCCCGGAGCACAGACCCGCGGAGGCCCGGCGAGCAGCCAGGGTGTGGACATCGAGCTGGACAAGGCCCCCGCGCCCAAGCCGGTCCGGGAGGAGCGTGCCCCGCCTCCGGCCAACGGCAAGACGCGCTACGTCGCCAGCCGCAAGAGCGATGTCTTCCACCTGCCGGACTGCCCCGTCGTCAAACGCATCAAGGACGAGAACCTGATCACCTTCACCACCCGCGAGCAGGCGGCCGACGGCAACACCCGGCGGCCCGCCAAGGACTGCCACCCATGA
- a CDS encoding DUF3006 domain-containing protein, producing MKRRVPPKSRVTVDRIEEDVAVLEVDGREVLRALAELPPGVREGDVLDLETMTVDTAATERLRDEVRQARERAMKKKAAPPGDFDL from the coding sequence ATGAAGCGACGAGTACCCCCCAAGTCCAGGGTCACCGTGGATCGCATCGAGGAGGACGTGGCCGTGCTCGAGGTGGACGGACGCGAGGTACTCCGTGCGCTCGCGGAGCTTCCCCCCGGTGTGCGCGAGGGCGACGTGCTGGACCTGGAGACGATGACGGTGGACACCGCCGCCACCGAGCGCCTGCGCGACGAGGTGCGCCAGGCCCGGGAGCGCGCCATGAAGAAGAAGGCGGCCCCTCCCGGGGACTTCGACCTGTAG
- a CDS encoding AgmX/PglI C-terminal domain-containing protein, with protein sequence MNFSCNNCQRRYSIADDKVRGKTVKVRCKNCQNVISVEGPPAEMEESTRVVSLADVERLREQDRTLAEEEAAQAQAQAVSATSWEDEPTRAMPVGDAAAPWFVMVKGKQEGPLEDGALRELVAQGAVTARSYFWQQGMADWKRGQDISALEGLFLAEDPPPPSEPIPPPEPAVARSSTSWQPEPPPDSQTSWRTEPEPEPEPEPAPAPSPRAQHSTPWEPEADDTGPMAVADAQAAAAPLGELFSDLDLPASEQPRGGGYDARGGFAGVDDEHTPVNPVLEDEPPPPSKPEKKKAQAKRAGGRGVGAKVVLVLLLLVLLSVGAVIALTELQVVPLRVYRVDAEGNAVPQTVSVFTPEGLEELRNVLMGQPSQPPAPPPAPEPQAEVPAAEAPAAETPTAEAPAAETPAAEPSAGDEPAPAPTEPEGTAQAPGEAPTDAGTTIAGSETPSAPAAEGTDDIEVAPLQPTPPAPTSGPPKEEIERVVERSRASFKTCIAQALRKNPRLRNGKLLLTTTVTHSGEVTRVAMDRPDIGSSPSAECFIERAQRMVFPPFSGADVEVEIRLVLSRSG encoded by the coding sequence TTGAACTTCTCTTGTAACAATTGTCAGCGGCGGTACTCCATTGCGGACGACAAGGTTCGCGGCAAGACCGTCAAGGTGCGGTGCAAGAACTGCCAGAACGTCATCTCGGTGGAGGGCCCTCCCGCCGAGATGGAGGAAAGCACGCGCGTCGTGTCGCTGGCGGACGTGGAGCGGCTGCGTGAGCAGGACCGCACGCTCGCCGAGGAAGAAGCGGCCCAGGCCCAGGCCCAGGCCGTGTCAGCGACGTCCTGGGAGGACGAGCCCACTCGCGCCATGCCGGTGGGCGATGCCGCCGCGCCCTGGTTCGTGATGGTCAAGGGCAAGCAGGAGGGGCCGCTGGAGGATGGGGCCCTGCGCGAGCTCGTGGCGCAAGGCGCCGTCACCGCCCGGAGCTACTTCTGGCAGCAGGGCATGGCGGACTGGAAGCGGGGCCAGGACATCTCCGCGCTCGAGGGCCTCTTCCTGGCCGAGGATCCGCCGCCCCCCTCCGAGCCCATTCCGCCGCCCGAGCCCGCCGTGGCGCGCTCCTCCACCTCGTGGCAGCCCGAGCCGCCTCCCGACTCGCAGACGAGCTGGCGCACCGAGCCCGAACCCGAGCCCGAGCCCGAGCCGGCTCCCGCTCCCTCACCCCGTGCCCAGCACTCCACGCCGTGGGAGCCGGAGGCCGACGACACCGGACCCATGGCCGTCGCCGATGCCCAGGCCGCCGCCGCGCCCCTCGGGGAGCTGTTTTCCGACCTGGACCTTCCCGCTTCCGAGCAGCCGCGCGGTGGTGGCTACGACGCGCGCGGGGGCTTCGCCGGGGTCGATGACGAGCACACCCCGGTCAACCCGGTGCTGGAGGACGAGCCCCCGCCCCCGAGCAAGCCCGAGAAGAAGAAGGCGCAGGCGAAGCGGGCCGGGGGACGCGGTGTGGGCGCGAAGGTGGTGCTCGTCCTGCTGCTGCTGGTGTTGCTCTCCGTGGGGGCGGTGATCGCCCTCACCGAGCTGCAGGTGGTGCCGCTGCGCGTCTACCGCGTGGACGCCGAGGGCAACGCGGTGCCGCAGACCGTGTCCGTCTTCACCCCCGAGGGGCTCGAGGAGCTGCGCAACGTCTTGATGGGCCAGCCGAGCCAGCCTCCCGCACCACCTCCCGCTCCGGAGCCGCAGGCCGAGGTACCCGCCGCCGAGGCGCCTGCCGCGGAGACTCCCACGGCCGAGGCGCCCGCCGCGGAGACACCCGCCGCCGAGCCGTCCGCGGGGGATGAGCCGGCTCCGGCGCCCACGGAGCCGGAAGGCACCGCCCAGGCTCCGGGCGAGGCGCCCACGGACGCGGGCACCACCATCGCCGGGAGCGAGACCCCCTCCGCTCCCGCCGCCGAGGGGACGGACGACATCGAGGTGGCTCCGCTCCAACCGACCCCGCCCGCGCCCACGTCCGGTCCTCCCAAGGAGGAAATCGAGCGCGTGGTGGAGCGCTCACGCGCCTCGTTCAAGACGTGCATCGCCCAGGCGCTGCGCAAGAACCCCCGGCTGCGCAATGGCAAGCTGCTGCTCACCACCACGGTGACCCACTCGGGCGAGGTGACGAGGGTGGCCATGGATCGCCCCGATATCGGCAGCTCGCCCTCGGCCGAGTGCTTCATCGAGCGCGCCCAGCGCATGGTGTTCCCCCCGTTCTCGGGGGCGGACGTCGAGGTGGAAATCCGGCTCGTGCTCTCGAGGTCCGGCTAG
- a CDS encoding TIGR02300 family protein, whose product MPAKDLGTKHVCFKCSTKFYDMKKPDPLCPKCGADQRESPALKAPAEGGRRGRLSAAPKIIEPAEPEEAEIGDEEEVADFEDEDAESPAEEDDDI is encoded by the coding sequence ATGCCCGCGAAGGATCTCGGGACCAAGCACGTCTGCTTCAAATGCAGCACGAAGTTCTACGACATGAAGAAGCCGGATCCCCTGTGCCCGAAGTGCGGCGCGGATCAGCGTGAGAGCCCCGCCCTCAAGGCTCCCGCCGAGGGGGGACGCAGGGGCCGGCTGTCCGCGGCGCCCAAGATCATCGAGCCCGCCGAGCCCGAGGAAGCCGAGATCGGCGACGAGGAGGAGGTGGCGGACTTCGAGGACGAGGACGCCGAGAGTCCGGCGGAGGAGGACGACGACATCTGA
- a CDS encoding zinc ribbon domain-containing protein produces the protein MREKLKALAELQKVDLEVASLRKAADVHPRQLAELERELGTARSAIEAERNRVMDIERQKTTLEQNITDEKDKVKKWEARLAEQRSTREYSALAREIDIAKKANQTMADELVELSKTLGAAREAVKAKEAEFAARQEQLSARMAELRSRQSQAEGQVKELENKRATVSSGVDATLLRRYETIRKKRMPAMVGVVLGGTCLGCRMNVPPQLYNNLRVSLGTDVCPSCNRIIYAVEALETPAEK, from the coding sequence TTGCGGGAGAAACTGAAGGCTCTGGCGGAGCTGCAGAAGGTAGACCTCGAGGTCGCCTCGCTCCGGAAGGCCGCGGACGTGCATCCCCGTCAGTTGGCGGAGTTGGAGCGCGAGTTGGGCACCGCGCGCAGCGCCATCGAGGCGGAGCGCAACCGCGTGATGGACATCGAGCGGCAGAAGACGACGCTCGAGCAGAACATCACGGACGAGAAGGACAAGGTGAAGAAGTGGGAGGCGCGGCTGGCCGAGCAGCGCTCCACCCGCGAGTACTCCGCCCTCGCCCGCGAAATCGACATCGCCAAGAAGGCCAACCAGACGATGGCCGACGAGCTCGTGGAGCTGAGCAAGACGCTCGGCGCGGCGCGCGAGGCGGTCAAGGCCAAGGAAGCCGAGTTCGCCGCCCGCCAGGAGCAGCTCTCGGCCCGCATGGCGGAGCTGCGCTCCAGGCAGAGCCAGGCCGAGGGCCAGGTGAAGGAGCTCGAGAACAAGCGCGCCACGGTGTCCTCGGGCGTGGACGCCACCCTGCTGCGCCGCTACGAGACGATCCGCAAGAAGCGCATGCCGGCGATGGTGGGCGTGGTGCTCGGGGGCACGTGCCTGGGCTGCCGGATGAACGTGCCGCCGCAGCTCTACAACAACCTGCGCGTGTCGCTGGGCACCGACGTGTGCCCCTCCTGCAACCGCATCATCTACGCCGTCGAGGCGCTCGAAACCCCGGCCGAGAAGTAG
- the ftsY gene encoding signal recognition particle-docking protein FtsY, whose product MQTPTALPFLLAQAPSPQPPATQPGVPETGTPPPPPGGSTVDTVVGVGVAVLFVALLVAAARKLFFKRRPELPGKPAAPEARPTLPAESPELRVQLPPTEAELARRREAEEIHARAEALTRQREEAARAARTATSAEERSRLEAEVRALKEREEEEKRAEYRAKKAAEDEARERRKREREEAERLAREEKERAQAAVEEARRAEEAAARAKVEAEAGRTLAQGLDRTRNQGFMARLNGLFGANRQVDESVLAEMEEILFTADIGVRTASNLVEVAREKLKRNELSDASRIKSLIREEVTRIVDLPVPRTLEGGGPPHVVMVVGVNGAGKTTTIGKLSAQLTGQGKKVVLAAGDTFRAAAAEQLDVWADRAKAELIKGSEGADPGSVIFEAIKKAQASGADVVIADTAGRLHTKVNLMDELKKVKRVIDKALPGAPHEVLLVLDSTNGQNAIQQARQFHDAVGVTALALTKLDGTAKGGVIIGICDELKLPVVWVGVGEKVADLRRFEPREFVQALFD is encoded by the coding sequence ATGCAGACGCCCACCGCCCTTCCCTTCCTCCTCGCGCAGGCGCCCTCCCCCCAGCCCCCCGCCACGCAGCCCGGCGTGCCGGAGACGGGCACGCCCCCGCCCCCGCCCGGCGGCAGCACGGTGGATACCGTGGTCGGCGTCGGCGTCGCGGTGCTGTTCGTGGCGCTCCTGGTGGCCGCGGCGCGCAAGCTCTTCTTCAAGCGCCGCCCCGAGCTGCCCGGCAAGCCGGCCGCGCCGGAAGCCAGGCCCACCCTGCCCGCGGAGAGCCCCGAGCTGCGCGTGCAACTGCCGCCCACCGAGGCGGAGCTCGCCCGGCGCCGCGAGGCGGAGGAGATTCATGCCCGGGCCGAGGCCCTCACCCGACAGCGCGAGGAGGCCGCGCGCGCCGCCAGGACCGCCACCAGCGCCGAGGAGCGCTCCCGGCTGGAAGCCGAGGTGCGCGCCCTCAAGGAGCGCGAGGAGGAGGAGAAGCGCGCCGAGTACCGCGCGAAGAAGGCGGCGGAGGACGAGGCTCGCGAGCGCCGCAAGCGTGAGCGCGAGGAGGCCGAGCGGCTCGCGCGCGAGGAGAAGGAGCGCGCCCAGGCGGCGGTCGAGGAGGCCCGGCGCGCCGAGGAGGCGGCGGCCCGCGCCAAGGTGGAGGCCGAGGCGGGCCGCACGCTCGCGCAGGGGTTGGATCGCACGCGCAACCAGGGCTTCATGGCGCGGCTCAATGGCCTGTTCGGCGCCAACCGCCAGGTGGACGAGTCCGTGCTCGCGGAGATGGAGGAAATCCTCTTCACGGCGGACATCGGCGTGCGCACCGCGAGCAACCTCGTGGAGGTGGCGCGCGAGAAGCTCAAGCGCAACGAGCTGAGCGACGCGAGCCGCATCAAGTCGCTCATCCGCGAGGAGGTGACGCGCATCGTGGATCTGCCCGTGCCGCGCACGCTGGAGGGAGGCGGCCCGCCGCACGTGGTGATGGTGGTGGGCGTCAACGGCGCGGGGAAGACGACCACCATCGGCAAGCTGTCCGCGCAGCTCACCGGCCAGGGCAAGAAGGTGGTGCTGGCCGCGGGCGACACGTTCCGCGCCGCCGCCGCCGAGCAGCTCGACGTGTGGGCGGACCGGGCCAAGGCCGAGCTCATCAAGGGCAGCGAGGGCGCGGACCCGGGCTCCGTCATCTTCGAGGCCATCAAGAAGGCGCAGGCGTCGGGCGCGGACGTGGTCATCGCGGACACGGCGGGCCGGCTGCACACCAAGGTGAACCTCATGGACGAGCTGAAGAAGGTGAAGCGCGTCATCGACAAGGCGCTCCCCGGGGCTCCCCACGAGGTGCTGCTGGTGCTCGACTCCACCAACGGTCAGAACGCCATCCAGCAGGCGCGGCAGTTCCACGACGCGGTGGGCGTCACGGCGCTCGCGCTCACCAAGCTGGACGGTACCGCCAAGGGCGGCGTCATCATCGGCATCTGCGACGAGCTGAAGCTGCCCGTGGTGTGGGTGGGCGTCGGCGAGAAGGTCGCCGACCTGCGCCGCTTCGAGCCCCGCGAGTTCGTCCAGGCACTGTTCGACTGA
- a CDS encoding M1 family aminopeptidase, whose product MSPMLAHPRHWPLLALLFAPGIAAAGDFVPPEVQFSLQHLKTEERARAARALGPLEQLPRYLVQLEVEPDARAVKGHLRVEWSVRGRPLDAIPLRLTPNAFAPRMSLSEVTVNGKPVKPQRPEDGLYLLPLAEPLAPGSSVVVELDLEGRVPRAQPGTASLLGALGASGGGNSEAGDYGAFSATEDFMSLVGVVPRVPPLDASGTPWGGPTGVGDLALYEPANVLANVIVPSGWKAHVTGVAIGEVPQKNGRVRYSFAAGAVRDFPVFASRGYESATATVNGVSVESHFAARDAQVGRRVLKYASDALSEFERRLGPLPFKNFRVVEAPLSGGAGGMEFPGLVTVGTSLYRGAADPAGALEGLPGMGQMQGLLEAMGGDAAPLGQLGKVLERTLEFTVAHEVAHQYFAGLVGSDPINAPVVDESLAQYTALLYMEWKHGRAVAEQMRQEALVSAYHMLRLSGGKDAPADRPTSGFEDPLQYGALVYGKAPLLHHYSRKLIGDEAFFKGMRSYVDTYRFKWTCGECFTQELAKASPANARELERLRVRWWKEAHGDEDLGEPSLGALMGGGGQMDPETLKLMEELMPGLMKGLQP is encoded by the coding sequence ATGTCCCCCATGCTCGCCCATCCGCGTCACTGGCCGCTGCTCGCCCTGTTGTTCGCTCCTGGGATCGCCGCCGCCGGCGACTTCGTCCCGCCCGAGGTGCAGTTCTCGCTGCAGCACCTCAAGACGGAGGAGCGGGCGCGCGCGGCGCGTGCGCTCGGGCCGCTGGAGCAGCTTCCCCGCTACCTGGTGCAGCTCGAGGTGGAGCCGGACGCGCGCGCGGTGAAGGGCCACCTCCGGGTGGAGTGGAGCGTGCGCGGCCGTCCGCTCGACGCCATCCCCCTGCGCCTCACCCCCAATGCCTTCGCGCCCCGGATGTCCCTCTCCGAGGTGACGGTGAACGGCAAGCCCGTGAAGCCGCAGCGCCCCGAGGATGGCCTCTACCTGTTGCCGCTGGCCGAGCCGCTCGCCCCGGGGAGCTCGGTGGTGGTGGAGCTGGACCTGGAGGGCCGGGTGCCTCGCGCGCAGCCGGGCACGGCGTCGCTGTTGGGGGCGCTCGGGGCCTCGGGTGGAGGCAATAGCGAGGCCGGTGACTATGGGGCCTTCTCCGCGACGGAGGATTTCATGAGCCTGGTGGGCGTGGTGCCCCGGGTGCCTCCGCTCGACGCGAGCGGCACGCCCTGGGGCGGTCCCACCGGCGTGGGCGACCTGGCGCTGTACGAGCCCGCCAATGTGCTCGCCAATGTCATCGTTCCGTCGGGCTGGAAGGCGCACGTCACGGGGGTGGCGATAGGTGAGGTGCCCCAGAAGAATGGGCGTGTGCGCTACAGCTTCGCGGCGGGCGCGGTGCGCGACTTTCCCGTGTTCGCCTCGCGCGGCTACGAGAGCGCCACGGCGACGGTGAATGGCGTCAGCGTGGAGAGTCACTTCGCGGCCCGGGACGCCCAGGTGGGCAGGCGCGTGCTCAAGTACGCGAGCGACGCGCTCAGCGAGTTCGAGCGGCGCCTGGGGCCCTTGCCCTTCAAGAACTTCCGGGTGGTGGAGGCCCCGTTGTCGGGGGGAGCGGGTGGCATGGAGTTTCCGGGCCTCGTCACGGTGGGCACGTCGCTCTACCGGGGGGCGGCGGATCCGGCGGGCGCGCTCGAGGGGCTGCCGGGGATGGGGCAGATGCAGGGCCTGCTGGAGGCCATGGGGGGGGACGCGGCGCCGCTCGGGCAGTTGGGCAAGGTGCTGGAGCGCACGCTCGAGTTCACCGTGGCCCACGAGGTGGCGCACCAGTACTTCGCGGGGCTGGTGGGCTCGGATCCCATCAACGCGCCGGTGGTGGACGAGTCACTCGCCCAGTACACGGCGCTGCTCTACATGGAGTGGAAGCACGGGCGCGCGGTGGCCGAGCAGATGCGGCAGGAGGCGCTCGTGTCGGCCTACCACATGCTTCGGCTGTCCGGCGGCAAGGACGCGCCGGCGGACCGGCCCACCTCGGGCTTCGAGGACCCGTTGCAGTACGGCGCGCTGGTGTACGGCAAGGCGCCGCTGTTGCACCACTACTCGCGCAAGCTCATCGGGGACGAGGCCTTCTTCAAGGGCATGCGCTCCTACGTGGACACGTACCGCTTCAAGTGGACGTGCGGGGAGTGCTTCACCCAGGAGCTCGCGAAGGCGAGCCCCGCGAATGCCCGGGAGCTGGAGCGCCTGCGCGTGCGCTGGTGGAAGGAGGCCCACGGGGACGAGGACCTTGGCGAGCCCAGCCTGGGGGCGCTGATGGGCGGCGGGGGCCAGATGGACCCGGAGACGCTCAAGCTCATGGAGGAGCTGATGCCGGGCCTGATGAAGGGGCTGCAGCCGTAG
- a CDS encoding rhomboid family intramembrane serine protease: MTSPTDPHGAPPSPGPERPPPPPFLPRARMHRPPPVCAAVIGGSVALFVVDAVLSQGATLRGGLGPIFQWLALYGPLVQEGQYWRVLGCILTHGGPLHLAFNMWVAYSLGTAFERAIGSGRFLLLSLIAALGSSAFALLFNFEAVTVGASGMILGYGGAMLVTATREFRRDIIFWLVQVAVLSLIPGVSWAGHLGGFLFGLPVGVALRFGPRVFARAAPLLLAIAGAVVYITAHPERFRG, from the coding sequence ATGACCTCTCCCACCGATCCCCACGGCGCCCCACCCTCCCCCGGGCCCGAGCGCCCCCCGCCCCCGCCGTTCTTGCCGCGCGCGCGCATGCACCGCCCTCCACCGGTGTGCGCGGCCGTCATCGGTGGCTCGGTGGCCCTGTTCGTCGTGGATGCCGTGCTGAGCCAGGGCGCGACCCTGCGCGGCGGCCTGGGGCCGATCTTCCAGTGGCTCGCCCTCTATGGGCCCCTCGTCCAGGAGGGCCAATACTGGCGGGTGCTCGGCTGCATCCTCACCCACGGAGGCCCGCTCCACCTGGCCTTCAACATGTGGGTGGCCTACTCGCTCGGCACGGCCTTCGAGCGCGCCATCGGCAGCGGACGCTTCCTGCTGCTGTCCCTCATCGCCGCGCTGGGCTCGTCCGCCTTCGCCCTGCTGTTCAACTTCGAGGCGGTCACCGTCGGGGCCTCGGGGATGATCCTCGGCTACGGGGGCGCCATGCTCGTCACCGCCACGCGCGAGTTCCGCCGCGACATCATCTTCTGGCTCGTGCAGGTGGCGGTGCTCAGCCTGATTCCCGGCGTGAGCTGGGCGGGGCACCTCGGCGGCTTCCTCTTCGGCCTGCCCGTGGGCGTCGCCCTGCGCTTCGGGCCCCGCGTGTTCGCGCGCGCCGCGCCCCTGCTGCTCGCCATCGCGGGGGCGGTGGTCTACATCACCGCGCACCCGGAGCGCTTCCGCGGCTAG
- a CDS encoding PEGA domain-containing protein translates to MLSRRVHLIALVFCLIAPRAFAQGDDDLLAPLTPSAPVTKGKTTKAKKPAKATKGKKPGKAAEVEEGDESDLLAPLVKKTELLVKFNGGTRGTRLLVDDKDMGPVSKNPVEVDEGEHTVVVRKLGYRDFSRRLTFKEGERTEVAVSLEATAGFVSVKADIAGARVLVDGEERGRTPLDDLLLSAGSHEIVVEQEGFRPESQRIAVRAGKEYTVNFNLRPGALAKADEPRAPVLTPNAVAEPSPFTQPPPEVAPSKPLTQRWYFWAGVGAAVVAAAAVGTVVATSQPLNPDAVCGGVCDGVINNPRGASAGGLRF, encoded by the coding sequence ATGCTCTCGCGCCGCGTCCATTTGATCGCGTTGGTTTTTTGTCTCATCGCGCCCCGCGCCTTCGCCCAGGGGGATGATGATCTCCTCGCGCCGTTGACGCCCTCGGCTCCGGTCACCAAGGGCAAGACGACCAAGGCCAAGAAGCCCGCCAAGGCCACCAAGGGCAAGAAGCCCGGCAAGGCGGCCGAGGTGGAGGAGGGCGACGAGAGCGATCTGCTCGCGCCCCTGGTGAAGAAGACCGAGCTGCTCGTGAAGTTCAACGGCGGCACCCGGGGCACGCGCCTGCTCGTGGATGACAAGGACATGGGTCCGGTCTCGAAGAACCCCGTCGAGGTGGACGAGGGCGAGCACACCGTGGTCGTGCGCAAGCTGGGCTACCGGGACTTCTCGCGGCGCCTCACCTTCAAGGAGGGAGAGCGCACCGAGGTGGCCGTGTCGCTCGAGGCCACGGCGGGCTTCGTGTCGGTGAAGGCGGACATCGCGGGCGCCCGGGTGCTCGTGGATGGCGAGGAGCGGGGCCGCACCCCACTCGATGACCTCCTGCTGTCGGCCGGCTCGCACGAGATCGTCGTCGAGCAGGAGGGCTTCCGCCCCGAGTCGCAGCGCATCGCGGTGCGCGCCGGCAAGGAGTACACCGTCAACTTCAACCTGCGTCCGGGGGCGCTCGCGAAGGCGGACGAGCCCCGGGCTCCGGTGCTCACGCCCAATGCCGTGGCCGAGCCCTCGCCGTTCACCCAGCCGCCGCCGGAGGTCGCTCCGAGCAAGCCCCTCACCCAGCGCTGGTACTTCTGGGCGGGCGTGGGTGCGGCGGTGGTGGCCGCCGCGGCCGTGGGCACGGTGGTGGCGACCTCGCAGCCGCTCAATCCGGACGCCGTCTGCGGCGGCGTGTGTGATGGCGTCATCAACAATCCCCGGGGTGCCTCGGCCGGGGGATTGCGCTTCTGA